A window of Microcystis aeruginosa FD4 contains these coding sequences:
- a CDS encoding protein kinase domain-containing protein, protein MLELNQLLAGHYKVLRALGEGGLAKTYIVEDLHRPGHPQCAVKYLKPASNDPDFLPTARRLFKEEAENLEVLGEHDQIPRLLAYFEENQEFYLVQEFIEGHTLDKELPPGVRWTESKIIAFLQDVLPILEFVHSYKVIHRDIKPNNLIRRDRDDRLVLIDFGAVKKIRNPGTSLQTSHSPLTISIGTEGYMPTEQVRGKPRFNSDIYALGIIAIQAATGMDPLKLQVLDDDKTGELLWRDYANVSDGLAAILNKMVSYHFKDRYQSATEIIQALAALTSPSQAPISEETNPSTVSTPIIRETRVSSEKSGLRETKVSSEQSGLRETRVSSEQSGLRETRVSAEQSGLRETRVSAEPLASQSGLRETKVSSEQSGLRETKVNLEVQASIPLIPLIHRSYRLITTLKESPFRQTYIAENIERPECGRYLVKRLLKPTDSAIDGPTAQRLFAQEADTLKKIGEHDQIPGLIDYFEEDGAFYLIREYVTGHPLTEELPPHHFWTETEVIALLREVLTILQFIHGQEVIHLDIKPDNLIRRQQDNHLVLVDFGAVKKFPGVAEDNVESFNSNGSPGTSGYMSTEQARGKPRPSSDIYALGAIAIQALTGIDPKNLPDDPETGEISWQQRVRIGAGLEAILTKMVRYHFKDRYKTATEAMQALDELVPTAPATTTERATNKVARPPVPIPRPPRRFLTIGVGALLTLGAIAMAGSWFLYAKSPEFYYQQLEKSLEQKDWKKADELTYKLMLRIAGPESERQGRFNLEEWQEFDCDDFKKIDALWHRASDGNLGFRVQYNIFFARVKKDGNLFYKTIRWRNPQGEVTVEWKYDKQTKRVAYLRGKEPLFTDPPRGHLPAILEWNDGKDHRFDVRARCQL, encoded by the coding sequence ATGTTAGAGTTAAATCAACTCCTGGCTGGACACTATAAGGTTCTCCGTGCTTTAGGAGAAGGGGGATTAGCCAAAACCTACATTGTAGAAGACCTGCATCGTCCCGGTCATCCTCAATGTGCTGTCAAATACCTAAAACCAGCCAGCAACGATCCGGATTTTTTACCCACCGCTCGACGATTGTTTAAGGAAGAAGCGGAAAATTTGGAGGTCTTAGGAGAACACGATCAAATACCTAGATTATTAGCTTATTTTGAGGAAAACCAAGAATTTTACTTGGTGCAAGAGTTTATCGAAGGTCATACCCTCGATAAAGAACTTCCTCCCGGTGTGCGTTGGACGGAAAGCAAAATTATCGCTTTCCTGCAAGATGTGTTGCCGATTTTAGAATTTGTTCATAGCTACAAGGTCATTCATCGAGATATCAAACCCAACAACCTGATCCGACGAGATCGAGATGATCGCTTGGTACTGATCGATTTTGGAGCAGTTAAGAAAATTCGCAATCCAGGTACATCTTTGCAAACCTCCCACTCTCCCCTGACAATTTCTATTGGAACAGAAGGCTATATGCCCACGGAGCAGGTGCGAGGCAAACCCCGTTTCAACAGCGATATCTACGCTCTGGGTATAATCGCTATCCAAGCCGCTACTGGGATGGATCCGTTAAAATTACAGGTACTCGATGATGACAAAACTGGAGAGCTGCTATGGCGTGATTACGCTAATGTTAGTGACGGATTAGCGGCCATTCTCAACAAAATGGTTAGTTATCATTTTAAAGACCGTTATCAAAGTGCTACGGAAATCATCCAGGCACTCGCAGCGCTGACCAGTCCCTCCCAGGCACCTATTTCTGAAGAAACGAATCCATCAACAGTTTCGACTCCGATTATTCGAGAAACGAGAGTTAGTAGTGAAAAGTCTGGTTTAAGGGAAACGAAAGTTAGTAGTGAACAGTCTGGTTTAAGGGAAACGAGAGTTAGTAGTGAACAGTCTGGTTTAAGGGAAACGAGAGTTAGTGCTGAACAGTCTGGTTTAAGGGAAACGAGAGTCAGTGCTGAACCTCTGGCTTCACAGTCTGGTTTAAGGGAAACGAAAGTTAGTAGCGAACAGTCTGGTTTAAGGGAAACAAAAGTTAACTTAGAAGTTCAGGCATCCATCCCTTTAATTCCTTTAATACACCGCTCCTATCGACTGATAACAACCCTTAAGGAAAGCCCCTTTCGCCAAACCTACATCGCCGAAAATATCGAGCGACCCGAATGCGGGCGTTATTTGGTCAAACGCTTGCTCAAACCGACAGACAGCGCGATCGATGGGCCAACAGCACAGCGTCTTTTCGCTCAAGAAGCAGATACGCTCAAAAAAATAGGAGAACATGACCAAATACCCGGACTTATTGATTATTTTGAGGAAGATGGAGCTTTTTATCTAATTCGAGAATATGTAACTGGTCATCCTTTGACCGAGGAACTTCCGCCCCATCATTTTTGGACTGAAACCGAGGTAATCGCTCTATTGCGAGAAGTTTTGACGATCCTGCAATTTATCCACGGTCAAGAAGTCATTCACCTCGATATCAAACCTGATAACCTCATTCGGCGACAGCAGGACAATCATTTAGTTTTAGTGGATTTTGGTGCGGTTAAAAAGTTTCCAGGGGTTGCCGAGGATAATGTTGAGTCATTCAATTCCAACGGTTCCCCGGGGACATCGGGATATATGTCAACGGAACAAGCTCGCGGCAAACCGCGCCCGAGTAGCGATATTTACGCGTTAGGTGCGATCGCAATTCAAGCTTTAACTGGAATCGATCCCAAAAATTTGCCTGACGATCCCGAAACGGGGGAAATTAGCTGGCAACAAAGGGTTAGGATCGGTGCGGGGTTAGAGGCTATTCTCACCAAGATGGTGCGTTACCACTTTAAAGATCGCTATAAAACGGCAACAGAAGCAATGCAGGCTCTCGATGAATTAGTCCCCACTGCTCCAGCTACCACGACCGAGCGAGCTACTAACAAGGTAGCAAGACCCCCAGTTCCTATACCGCGTCCCCCCCGGCGGTTTCTGACCATCGGAGTGGGAGCACTCTTGACCCTAGGAGCGATCGCTATGGCTGGAAGTTGGTTTCTTTATGCAAAATCGCCAGAATTTTATTATCAGCAACTGGAAAAATCTCTAGAACAAAAAGATTGGAAAAAAGCTGACGAACTAACCTATAAACTCATGCTCAGAATCGCCGGACCAGAATCGGAGCGGCAAGGACGATTTAACCTAGAAGAATGGCAAGAATTTGACTGTGATGATTTTAAAAAAATTGACGCTCTTTGGCATCGAGCCAGTGACGGCAACCTCGGCTTCAGGGTTCAGTATAATATTTTTTTCGCTCGGGTCAAAAAAGATGGGAACCTCTTCTATAAGACTATCCGATGGAGAAACCCACAGGGGGAGGTTACAGTAGAATGGAAATACGATAAGCAGACTAAAAGGGTTGCATATCTGCGAGGGAAAGAGCCACTGTTTACCGATCCGCCTCGAGGCCATTTACCCGCTATTCTAGAATGGAACGACGGCAAGGATCATCGATTTGATGTACGCGCTCGATGTCAACTTTAG
- a CDS encoding IS5 family transposase, translating to MTYEKVKNLNPEEFKRFCGVYPETFKDMVKVLAAEKVLQKKSGRPSKLSLEDQILMTLEYLREYSTYFHLAINWEINETTALRITRKVENILIKSGLFNLPGKKTVHQANSDLEVVVVDVAEPEIERPQKKQKDYYSGKQGYHTIKSQVLAAQKTGMIICTAHGKGRIHDFNLWKNSQIGIDKSIECLADKGDQGIQKLHKNSRIPNKKKKNQELSLEEKEFNRQLSRERIVIEPIHRSLKRFRILSSRYRNRRRRFGLRFNLIAGIYNYELALGYHQVAE from the coding sequence ATGACTTACGAAAAAGTAAAAAATTTGAATCCAGAAGAGTTTAAACGCTTTTGTGGAGTATATCCTGAAACATTTAAGGATATGGTGAAGGTTTTGGCTGCCGAAAAAGTTCTGCAAAAAAAATCGGGAAGACCAAGTAAATTAAGTCTAGAAGACCAAATCTTGATGACCTTAGAGTATTTACGGGAATATAGTACTTATTTCCATCTCGCAATTAATTGGGAGATTAATGAGACAACAGCCCTAAGAATCACTAGAAAGGTAGAAAATATTCTGATAAAATCTGGATTGTTTAATCTGCCTGGGAAAAAGACAGTTCACCAGGCGAATAGTGACCTAGAGGTAGTGGTAGTAGATGTAGCAGAGCCTGAGATAGAAAGACCTCAAAAAAAGCAGAAAGATTACTATAGCGGGAAACAAGGCTATCATACAATAAAATCGCAAGTTCTTGCGGCACAAAAAACAGGAATGATAATCTGTACCGCTCATGGAAAGGGAAGAATACATGACTTTAATCTTTGGAAAAATAGTCAAATTGGGATCGATAAAAGTATTGAATGTTTAGCAGATAAGGGCGATCAAGGAATTCAAAAGCTGCACAAAAATAGTAGAATTCCTAACAAAAAAAAGAAAAATCAAGAATTAAGTTTAGAAGAAAAAGAATTTAATCGCCAGTTATCAAGAGAAAGAATTGTTATCGAACCTATTCACAGAAGTCTGAAGAGATTTAGAATTTTATCATCAAGATATAGGAATCGGAGACGACGTTTTGGTCTGAGATTTAATTTAATCGCTGGCATTTACAACTACGAACTTGCTTTAGGCTATCATCAAGTAGCTGAATAA